In Ascaphus truei isolate aAscTru1 chromosome 5, aAscTru1.hap1, whole genome shotgun sequence, one genomic interval encodes:
- the CAMLG gene encoding guided entry of tail-anchored proteins factor CAMLG, with protein sequence METPDSDSPGGPSTGAITASQRRAEIRRRKLMNNSEERMNRIMGIHKDPPSGDEHRIERLDKPDSLPLSSALSMRGALLSGDPSLLSDHYSSNADGRESCLGERTDFSKNSDFRNDTNGLRSRADPASDAPPRGLNQYLSRFDEAMKLRTQLNSEKPSPENGNGVDELDSFRIFRLVGSALLAVAVRMFVCKYLSIFAPFLTLQLAFMGLSKYFPKGEKKMRTTVLTAALLLSGIPSEVISRSLDTYSKMADVFTDLCVYFFTFIFCHEILLFFGSDVP encoded by the exons ATGGAGACCCCGGACTCGGACAGCCCCGGAGGGCCGAGCACCGGCGCGATTACCGCGTCCCAGAGGAGAGCAGAGATCCGACGCAGGAAACTGATGAACAACTCCGAGGAGAGGATGAACAGGATCATGGGCATCCACAAAGACCCGCCCAGCG GAGATGAACACCGCATAGAAAGACTTGACAAACCAGATTCACTACCTCTGTCCTCCGCTCTGTCCATGAGAGGAGCCCTTCTCTCCGGCGATCCATCCCTGTTAAGTGACCACTACAGCAGCAACGCAGATGGCAGGGAGTCTTGCCTGGGAGAGAGGACGGACTTCAGCAAGAACTCCGATTTCAGGAACGACACCAATGGCCTCCGCAGCAGAGCGGATCCGGCTTCAGATGCCCCCCCACGAGGCTTGAACCAATACTTATCCAGGTTTGACGAGGCCATGAAGCTGAGGACCCAGCTGAACAGCGAGAAGCCAAGTCCAGAGAACGGGAACGGGGTGGATGAGTTGGACTCCTTCCGCATTTTCAGGCTGGTGGGAAGTGCCCTCCTTGCTGTGGCAGTCAGAATGTTTGTTTGCAAGTATTTG TCAATATTTGCTCCATTCCTCACTTTGCAACTTGCTTTTATGGGATTGTCAAAGTACTTTCCAAAG GGAGAGAAGAAGATGAGGACGACTGTTCTCACTGCTGCCCTGCTCCTGTCTGGTATCCCCTCTGAGGTGATCAGTCGCTCGTTGGACACCTACAGCAAGATGGCAGATGTTTTCACTG